TTCGATCCCGGCGTATTCCGCATCGGCGACACCATTTGCGAATCGGGATCGTTTCACTTCGAAAAGTTGCCGATGTTCTCACCGGAGCACTTTGCTCGGGTCAGCGTCAAGAACACACTGAAGTACAAACAATTCCACAAGGGCATCGAGCAGTTGTCCGAGGAAGGAGCCATCCAGGTCTTCCGCCAAGCGAACCGAACCGAAGATTTGGTTCTCGGTGCCGTCGGCCAACTGCAGTTCGAGGTTTTTGAGCACCGAATGAAGTCCGAATACGGGGCTGAGGTGGAGCTTATCAACCTGCCGTACTCGTTCGCCCGGTGGATCGAAACAACCCAGGACGTCGAGAAACTCAGTTACGATAGGTATTCCAACATCATTGTCAAAGACAAGGATGAGCGAGTGGTCATGCTGTTCCCGAACGAGTTCTCCATTCGTTGGTTGATCGACAAGAACCCAGGTGTCGTTCTGCATTCCACTTCGTTTGACATGTAAGGATGTGGGGGACTTGCTTGAGCGGCGGTCGGGTGATCGCCGCAATAGCGGGCTCCCGTTATCCGAGCTTCGCCCCACTGCTTCCCACGGTCCCGCCCCTCGACCCATCAAACACTTCACCAATAATGCCTTACCTATTTTACCGACACATCGTCGGTATAATCCTCTTAGGTACCGACAATGTGTCGGTATGAATGGCTAAGGGGTGTTTCAAAATGCCGTTGGTGCACATAAATGGGACACACATCTTTTATACGGACAATGGTGAAGGAAACCCAATCGTATTTATTCATGGGCTGGGTGCCTCAAATCAAATGTTTGAACCACAAGTGGAGACTTTCTCTAGACAGTGGCGAGTGATATGCCCGGACGTGCGGGGAAACGGTCGATCGGGAAGGCTGACTGGTCCAATTGGCAGCGTGCTGGATCGACAATGTGATGATGTGAAACTGTTACTGGATGAGTTGGAAATTGAACGGGCTGTACTAGCCGGGACATCATATGGTTCACGATTTTCTTGGTGAACTTGGATGGTGAGACAAGCATGACACGTG
The genomic region above belongs to Alicyclobacillus dauci and contains:
- a CDS encoding alpha/beta fold hydrolase, whose amino-acid sequence is MPLVHINGTHIFYTDNGEGNPIVFIHGLGASNQMFEPQVETFSRQWRVICPDVRGNGRSGRLTGPIGSVLDRQCDDVKLLLDELEIERAVLAGTSYGSRFSW